In Oryza sativa Japonica Group chromosome 2, ASM3414082v1, the following are encoded in one genomic region:
- the LOC4330838 gene encoding bZIP transcription factor 23 encodes MDFPGGSGRQQQLPPMTPLPLARQGSVYSLTFDEFQSTLGGVGKDFGSMNMDELLRSIWTAEESHAVGAATTTTATTASVAAAEHAAVGAPPVQRQGSLTLPRTLSQKTVDEVWRDMMCFGGGGASTAPAAAEPPPPAHRQQTLGEITLEEFLVRAGVVREDMSVPPVPPAPTPTAAAVPPPPPPQQQTPMLFGQSNVFPPMVPPLSLGNGLVSGAVGHGGGGAASLVSPVRPVSSNGFGKMEGGDLSSLSPSPVPYVFKGGLRGRKAPGIEKVVERRQRRMIKNRESAARSRQRKQAYMMELEAEVAKLKELNDELQKKQDEMLEQQKNEVLERMSRQVGPTAKRICLRRTLTGPW; translated from the exons ATGGATTTTCCGGGAGGGAGCGggaggcagcagcagctgccgccGATGACGCCGCTGCCGTTGGCGAGGCAGGGGTCGGTGTACTCGCTCACGTTCGACGAGTTCCAGAGCACGCTGGGCGGGGTCGGGAAGGACTTCGGGTCGATGAACATGGACGAGCTCCTCCGCAGCATCTGGACGGCCGAGGAGTcgcacgccgtcggcgccgccacgacgacgacggcgacgacggcgtccgtggcggcggcggagcacgcgGCGGTGGGGGCGCCGCCCGTTCAGAGGCAGGGGTCGCTGACCCTCCCCCGCACGCTCAGCCAGAAGACCGTCGACGAGGTCTGGCGCGACATGATGTgcttcggtggcggcggcgcctccaccgcgccggccgccgcggagcccccgccgccggcgcaccgGCAGCAGACGCTCGGGGAGATCACGCTGGAGGAGTTCCTCGTGCGGGCCGGCGTGGTGAGGGAGGACATGTCGGTCCCGCCCgtcccgccggcgccgactcCTACGGCGGCTGCTGtacctcccccgccgccgccgcagcagcagacGCCGATGTTGTTCGGTCAGAGCAATGTGTTCCCTCCGATGGTGCCTCCGCTCTCGCTGGGAAATGGGCTGGTCTCGGGAGCTGTCGGacacggcggtggtggtgccgcGTCGTTGGTTTCGCCGGTGAGGCCGGTCTCGTCCAATGGCTTCGGCAAGATGGAAGGCGGGGACCTGTCGTCGCTGTCGCCATCGCCGGTGCCGTACGTTTTCAAAGGTGGGCTGAGGGGAAGGAAGGCACCGGGCATCGAGAAGGTTGTCGAGAGAAGACAGCGGCGGATGATCAAGAACAGGGAGTCTGCCGCGAGGTCGCGCCAGAGGAAACAG GCATATATGATGGAATTGGAAGCTGAGGTAGCAAAACTTAAGGAGCTGAACGATGAACTCCAGAAAAAGCAG GATGAAATGTTGGAGCAGCAAAAGAATGAG GTTCTAGAGAGAATGAGCCGACAAGTTGGACCGACAGCAAAGAGAATTTGCCTTCGGAGGACTCTGACGGGTCCATGGTGA
- the LOC4330839 gene encoding putative mannan endo-1,4-beta-mannosidase 9 — protein sequence MGSKRRVILLPTLGVVVLAIAAAVLLHAGEAADVANGQFARASGTRFTVGGRPFYSNGFNAYWLMYMASDPGDRSKAAGVLQQAASLRATLVRTWAFSDGGYRPLQKSPGVYNEDMFMGLDFVIAEAKKRGLYLILSLVNNWDGFGGKKQYVQWARDQGHNLGSDDDFFRSDVTKQFYKNHVKAVLTRVNKITGVAYKDDPTIFAWELINEPRCQSDLSGKTLQAWVTEMAGYVKSVDPNHMVEIGLEGFYGESMHKNFNPGYTVGTDFIANNLVPAVDFATIHSYPDQWVSGASSDEQVAFMRKWMADHIRDSAAVLRKPLLVTEFGWSARSNGYTVAARDAYFRTVYDAVYASAREGGACAGGLFWQVMAPGMESWTDGYEVVLERSKSTADVVAHQCARIAGLSPA from the exons ATGGGGAGCAAACGGCGAGTAATCTTGCTGCCAACTTTGGGCGTCGTCGTCCTGGCCATCGCGGCAGCCGTCCTCTtgcacgccggcgaggcggccgacgtcgccaaCGGGCAATTCGCGAGGGCGAGCGGGACGCGGTTCACGGTGGGTGGCCGGCCGTTCTACTCGAACGGCTTCAACGCGTACTGGCTCATGTACATGGCGTCCGACCCCGGCGACCGGAGCAAGGCGGCCGGCGTCCTCCAGCAGGCGGCGAGCCTCCGCGCGACGCTGGTGAGGACGTGGGCGTTCAGCGACGGCGGCTACCGGCCGCTGCAGAAGTCCCCCGGCGTGTACAACGAGGACATGTTCATG GGACTAGATTTTGTGATAGCCGAAGCGAAGAAACGAGGGCTGTATCTGATACTGAGCCTGGTGAACAACTGGGACGGATTCGGCGGGAAGAAGCAGTACGTGCAGTGGGCTAGGGATCAGGGACACAACCTGGGCTCTGACGACGACTTCTTCCGGAGCGACGTGACCAAACAGTTCTACAAAAACCATGTCAAG GCCGTCCTGACCAGAGTGAACAAGATAACCGGAGTGGCGTACAAGGACGATCCGACCATCTTTGCATGGGAGCTCATCAACGAGCCTCGCTGCCAGAGCGACCTCTCCGGAAAAACACTTCAG GCTTGGGTCACGGAGATGGCCGGGTACGTGAAATCCGTGGATCCGAACCACATGGTGGAGATCGGGCTGGAAGGGTTCTACGGCGAGTCGATGCACAAGAACTTCAACCCGGGCTACACCGTCGGCACCGACTTCATCGCCAACAACCTCGTCCCCGCTGTCGACTTCGCCACGATCCACTCCTACCCCGACCAATG GGTGTCCGGCGCGAGCAGCGACGAGCAGGTGGCGTTCATGAGGAAGTGGATGGCCGACCACATCCGCGACtcggcggcggtgctccggaAGCCGCTGCTGGTGACGGAGTTCGGGTGGTCGGCGAGGTCGAACGGGTacacggtggcggcgcgggacgCCTACTTCCGCACGGTGTACGACGCGGTGTACGCGTCGGCGCGGGAGGGCGGCGCGTGCGCCGGTGGCCTCTTCTGGCAGGTGATGGCGCCCGGGATGGAGAGCTGGACCGACGGCTACGAGGTGGTGCTCGAGCGCAGCAAGTCTACGGCCGACGTCGTCGCTCACCAGTGCGCCAGGATCGCCGGACTCAGCCCGGCCTAG
- the LOC107280099 gene encoding uncharacterized protein: MGGRLTAACARMKESNASVLRCLYRRHASCTATAAHVRHPTSICSGGGRGACVDGGSRIKILCSFGGRIMPCPSDDALKYIDSETRILAVPRSIPFSPRADLKKKVEEMFRTEVAVVAEDLDVLVSVTWDEDLTHMLDEYDCSKEKRSPSASPRFRVYIFSSHGSACTTTAAPVPSPRRRRTWGAIATTSSLLRSPSCVVEKDTSSAWFLG; this comes from the coding sequence ATGGGCGGCCGCCTGACAGCGGCCTGCGCGCGGATGAAGGAGAGCAACGCGAGCGTCTTGCGGTGCTTGTACCGCCGCCACGCGAGCTGTACGGCGACGGCCGCCCACGTACGCCACCCGACCAGCatctgcagcggcggcggacgtggAGCCTGCGTCGATGGCGGCAGCCGCATCAAGATACTCTGCAGCTTCGGCGGCCGCATCATGCCCTGCCCATCCGACGACGCCCTCAAGTACATCGACAGCGAGACCCGCATCCTCGCCGTGCCCCGCTCGATACCCTTCTCGCCGCGTGCAGATTTGAAGAAGAAGGTGGAGGAGATGTTCAGGACGGAGGTGGCGGTCGTCGCCGAGGACCTCGACGTGCTCGTCTCCGTCACCTGGGACGAGGACCTGACCCACATGCTCGACGAGTACGACTGCTCCAAGGAGAAAcggtcgccgtcggcgtcgccaCGGTTCCGCGTCTACATCTTCTCCTCCCACGGTTCCGCATGCACCACGACAGCAGCTCCGGTGCcctcgccgaggaggaggaggacgtggGGTGCAATCGCCACGACGTCGTCGCTGCTCCGGTCCCCGTCGTGCGTCGTGGAGAAGGACACCTCGTCGGCGTGGTTCCTAGGATAG